A stretch of DNA from Mesorhizobium onobrychidis:
ATATGAGCCATATGGACGCGGATCTGATGGGTGCGGCCGGTCTCGAGCCGGCATTCGACCAGGCTTGCCGTGGCAAATTCCTTTTGCTGCTCGCCAAAGCGCTCGACCACGGTGAAATGGGTGACGGCGTGGCGGGCATCGTCGCGGCCCTCCGGCACCACGGCGCGACGCACGCGGTCGGCGGCGCGGCCGAGCGGCTCGTCGACCGTGCCTGTCGGTCTCGTCGGTATGCCCCAGACCAGCGCCAGGTAGGCGCGTTTGAGATCGCCGGTCAGGCCATGGTCGGCAAAGGCCTCCGACAATGACTTGTGGGCGCGATCGGTCTTGGCGACGACCATGACGCCGCTGGTCTCCTTGTCAAGGCGGTGGACGATGCCCGGCCGCCGCACACCGCCGATGCCGGAAAGACTGTCGCCGCAATGGTGGATCAGCGCGTTGACCAGCGTGCCGGTCCAGTTGCCGGCGCCGGGATGGACGACCAGCCCCGGGGGCTTGTTGATGACGATCAATTCATTGTCTTCATAGAGGACGTCGAGCGCGATGTTCTCGCCTTGCGGCTCCGCCGGCTCCGGCTCCGGCATGTCGACCGATACGCGGTCACCGGCCGCCATCTTGCGCTTGGTCTCGTTGACCGGTTGGCCGCCGACCTTGACGGCGCCCTGTCTGATCAGCATCTGCACCCGGCTGCGCGACATGTCCGGGCCGAGCTT
This window harbors:
- a CDS encoding RluA family pseudouridine synthase, whose product is MSAHNEEAPILIEDGLTGDGLMEGGSPDGAPIALEAGPDAAGQRLDQWLAGKLGPDMSRSRVQMLIRQGAVKVGGQPVNETKRKMAAGDRVSVDMPEPEPAEPQGENIALDVLYEDNELIVINKPPGLVVHPGAGNWTGTLVNALIHHCGDSLSGIGGVRRPGIVHRLDKETSGVMVVAKTDRAHKSLSEAFADHGLTGDLKRAYLALVWGIPTRPTGTVDEPLGRAADRVRRAVVPEGRDDARHAVTHFTVVERFGEQQKEFATASLVECRLETGRTHQIRVHMAHIGHPVVGDPDYGQAFRTKANRLPEPLKGRVKAFPRQALHARLLEFRHPTTHLTMRFEAPITRDMEELVDGFRKL